One genomic region from Nitrospira sp. CR1.1 encodes:
- the mltG gene encoding endolytic transglycosylase MltG yields MMQKRLIAGLVLASVILLAISGYLALRWAQSPVAGGRPKPPSQIVVIPDGSTFQQVAGILSSEQLIRSRLAFRLLGKTRDIDRKIRPGEYELDGSMSSQAILSKLLAGRVVLHPVTIPEGYNLAQITDVLAVQQVTDAKEFSKLVRDRAFIATLGIDADSLEGYLFPETYSFPRQAKVRDVIKAMVDGLHRAWSADLQEQAGRMKLSLHQVLTLASVIEKETGSKEERELIAAVFHNRLRKRIPLQSDPTVIYGLPAFDGNIHKRDLSVMSPYNTYRVQGLPPGPIASPGAHALRAALFPAQASYLYFVSRNDGTHQFSSTLAEHNQAVEKYQKQPFRKSAGGNLVIHGS; encoded by the coding sequence ATGATGCAGAAGAGATTGATTGCGGGTCTGGTGCTGGCGTCGGTGATACTCCTGGCGATTTCGGGGTACCTCGCGCTGCGCTGGGCTCAAAGTCCCGTCGCCGGCGGACGTCCTAAACCCCCCTCCCAAATCGTCGTCATTCCCGACGGCAGTACCTTTCAGCAAGTCGCGGGTATTTTATCGAGCGAGCAACTGATTCGCAGTCGGCTGGCATTCCGTCTGCTTGGCAAGACCCGGGACATTGATCGGAAAATTCGCCCCGGTGAATACGAGTTGGATGGGAGCATGTCCTCGCAGGCAATCCTGTCGAAGCTGCTGGCCGGTCGAGTCGTGTTGCATCCGGTCACGATCCCCGAAGGGTACAATCTTGCGCAAATTACCGACGTGTTGGCGGTGCAGCAGGTGACCGATGCCAAAGAGTTTTCGAAACTGGTTCGCGATCGTGCCTTCATCGCGACACTTGGGATTGACGCGGACTCGCTGGAAGGGTATCTGTTTCCGGAGACCTACTCCTTTCCTCGCCAGGCCAAAGTACGCGACGTCATCAAGGCCATGGTCGACGGACTCCATCGCGCGTGGAGCGCCGACTTGCAGGAACAAGCGGGGCGCATGAAGTTATCCCTGCATCAGGTGTTGACGCTGGCCTCCGTCATCGAAAAAGAGACCGGCTCCAAGGAAGAGCGTGAACTGATCGCGGCCGTGTTCCATAACCGGTTGCGCAAGAGAATTCCGTTGCAAAGCGATCCGACGGTCATCTACGGGCTCCCGGCGTTTGACGGCAACATTCACAAACGCGATTTGTCCGTCATGAGCCCCTACAATACCTATCGCGTACAGGGACTTCCGCCGGGACCGATTGCGAGCCCCGGAGCCCACGCGCTTCGTGCGGCGCTCTTCCCTGCTCAGGCATCGTATCTCTATTTTGTGTCCCGCAACGATGGAACGCATCAGTTCTCCTCCACACTGGCTGAACACAATCAAGCCGTCGAAAAGTATCAGAAGCAGCCGTTCCGCAAGAGCGCCGGGGGGAACCTCGTCATTCACGGCTCGTGA
- the deoC gene encoding deoxyribose-phosphate aldolase: MGLVSWNENLPAVLDHTVLRPEASRADVLRLCAEAKEQGFVVIFVPPCYVDDAVAAVAGTPVQVGIPIGFPLGGHSTHAKVTEAIEAVAHGARVLDMVINISRLKSGDYDVVRQDMAAVVRATPGVNHKVILETCLLTREEKITACRLAVEAGMDYVKTSTGFNQAGATVEDVRLMKEAVAGRAKVKASGGIRDWKATRALLEAGADRIGTSASLKILGEWRAERAAAR; this comes from the coding sequence ATGGGACTTGTGTCGTGGAATGAGAATCTGCCGGCTGTGTTGGATCACACGGTCTTGCGCCCGGAGGCGAGCAGGGCCGACGTGTTGCGGCTCTGTGCGGAGGCGAAGGAGCAGGGGTTTGTCGTGATTTTTGTGCCACCCTGTTACGTTGATGACGCGGTGGCGGCCGTAGCCGGGACGCCGGTGCAGGTCGGGATTCCGATTGGCTTCCCTCTCGGTGGTCACTCGACCCATGCGAAGGTGACGGAGGCGATCGAGGCGGTGGCGCATGGCGCGAGGGTGCTGGACATGGTCATCAACATCAGCCGCCTGAAATCGGGCGACTATGATGTCGTGCGGCAGGATATGGCGGCCGTGGTGCGGGCGACACCAGGTGTCAACCATAAGGTCATTCTGGAAACCTGTTTGCTCACTCGCGAAGAAAAAATCACGGCCTGCCGATTGGCCGTGGAAGCGGGCATGGACTATGTGAAGACCTCGACGGGATTCAATCAGGCCGGCGCGACCGTAGAAGATGTGCGGCTGATGAAAGAGGCCGTAGCGGGGCGGGCGAAGGTGAAGGCCTCGGGCGGCATACGCGACTGGAAGGCAACGCGGGCGTTGCTGGAAGCAGGAGCAGACCGCATTGGCACCAGCGCAAGTCTGAAAATTCTAGGCGAATGGCGGGCGGAGCGGGCCGCCGCTCGATGA
- the alaS gene encoding alanine--tRNA ligase, whose amino-acid sequence MSQPVHDLRRAFIRYFEQQGHRAVPSASLIPQADPTLLFTNAGMNQFKRVFLGEETRAYQRAVTVQKCLRAGGKHNDLENVGYTRRHHTFFEMLGNFSFGDYFKEDAIRFGWEFLTSVVGLSKDRMWITIFREDDEADRLWRKIGVSPNRIVRCGEKDNFWQMADTGPCGPCSELHFDQGPAVPGDDTPNGEGDRVIEIWNLVFMQFNRDSAGTLNPLPKPSIDTGMGLERLTAVAQGKLSNYDSDLFAPLLAAIGRRAAAEYGAMEQADRSMRVIADHLRAITFLMADGVLPSNEGRGYVLRRILRRAARHGRLLGITQPFLYELTATVVDHMGEAYHELRPAAGTVAEATRGEEERFIATLDQGLPILNDMLSKVKTAGQQVLQGTEIFKLYDTYGFPMDLIAEASREQGITLDETGFDAAIEEQRTRARKTGGFEHETARPALSDVAARVGTTSFVGYDRLDSEGVVQALLQGDRLIKEAREGDEIEIVLDVTPFYAEGGGQAGDHGVLTGTDGRVEIRETTRPVPTLIVHKGLVTAGSIREGERLQLSVNARTRQAAARNHTATHLVHAALRDLLGPHVKQYGSLVAPNRLRFDFAHFRPMTSRDIDEIESIVNEQVRQDQPVQTDVMGVQDAVAGGALAFFGDKYGDRVRVVQIDTFSKELCGGTHCRRTGEIGLFRIVGESGVAAGVRRIECLTGSGALDSLKRLEADVRELSDLLKVAPAEVVARTRKLSEQLKDKERELADVKLKMASTSSTQAQAREVKGVHVHAQRTDGLDVNGMRALADQLRDKLRSGVVALGAANDGKVSLLVVVTKDLTGRLKAGELIKEMAIEVGGTGGGRPEMAQAGGKNPDRLDPALEKIFGLVQKALEG is encoded by the coding sequence ATGAGCCAACCTGTACACGATCTGCGGCGAGCCTTCATCCGGTATTTTGAACAGCAGGGCCATCGGGCGGTTCCGAGCGCGTCCTTGATTCCGCAGGCGGATCCGACGCTGCTGTTTACCAACGCCGGCATGAATCAATTCAAACGGGTGTTCCTGGGTGAAGAAACGCGCGCCTATCAGCGGGCCGTGACCGTGCAGAAGTGTCTGCGTGCGGGCGGCAAGCACAATGACCTCGAAAATGTCGGTTATACCAGGCGTCATCATACGTTCTTTGAAATGCTCGGCAACTTCTCCTTCGGTGATTACTTCAAGGAAGACGCCATCCGCTTCGGCTGGGAGTTTCTGACCTCGGTGGTCGGGCTCTCGAAAGACCGGATGTGGATCACGATCTTTCGCGAAGACGACGAAGCCGATCGGCTGTGGCGAAAGATCGGCGTCTCCCCAAACCGCATCGTGCGTTGTGGCGAGAAGGACAACTTCTGGCAGATGGCCGATACAGGCCCCTGCGGCCCTTGCTCGGAATTGCACTTTGATCAGGGACCTGCGGTGCCTGGCGATGACACGCCGAACGGTGAAGGGGACCGGGTCATTGAGATCTGGAACCTCGTGTTCATGCAGTTCAATCGTGACAGCGCGGGAACGCTCAATCCGCTGCCGAAGCCGAGCATCGATACCGGCATGGGGTTGGAACGTCTCACCGCGGTGGCGCAGGGGAAACTCAGCAATTACGACAGCGATTTGTTTGCGCCGCTGCTGGCGGCGATTGGCCGGCGCGCCGCTGCTGAATATGGAGCGATGGAGCAGGCGGATCGTTCCATGCGCGTCATTGCCGATCACCTCAGGGCCATTACCTTCCTGATGGCTGACGGCGTGTTGCCGTCGAATGAAGGGCGGGGGTACGTGCTCCGCCGAATTCTTCGGCGCGCAGCCCGCCACGGACGCCTGCTGGGCATCACCCAACCATTCCTGTATGAGCTGACGGCGACGGTCGTGGATCACATGGGCGAGGCCTATCACGAGTTGCGGCCGGCGGCCGGTACGGTGGCCGAAGCAACGCGCGGCGAAGAAGAGCGGTTTATCGCCACCCTCGATCAGGGGTTGCCGATCCTGAACGACATGCTGTCGAAAGTGAAAACGGCGGGGCAGCAGGTGCTGCAAGGGACCGAGATTTTCAAACTGTACGACACCTACGGGTTTCCGATGGACCTCATTGCGGAAGCCAGCCGTGAGCAGGGGATTACCCTCGACGAAACCGGCTTTGACGCCGCTATCGAAGAGCAGCGGACGCGCGCCAGAAAGACGGGAGGCTTCGAGCATGAAACGGCGAGGCCAGCCCTGAGCGACGTGGCGGCGCGTGTCGGAACCACGTCATTTGTCGGCTATGACCGGCTGGATTCCGAAGGCGTGGTGCAGGCGCTCCTTCAGGGTGATCGCCTCATCAAGGAGGCCCGCGAAGGCGACGAAATCGAGATCGTGCTCGACGTCACGCCCTTTTATGCGGAAGGCGGCGGACAGGCCGGAGACCACGGTGTCTTGACCGGCACCGACGGTCGGGTGGAGATTCGTGAGACCACCAGGCCGGTGCCGACGTTGATCGTGCACAAGGGCCTGGTGACGGCGGGTTCGATTCGTGAAGGCGAACGGCTGCAGCTCTCGGTCAATGCGCGTACCAGGCAGGCTGCGGCGCGCAACCATACGGCCACGCATTTGGTGCATGCCGCGCTGCGCGATCTGCTCGGGCCGCATGTCAAACAGTACGGCTCGCTGGTGGCGCCGAATCGCCTGCGGTTCGACTTTGCCCACTTCCGGCCCATGACGTCTCGTGACATCGACGAGATCGAATCGATCGTCAATGAGCAGGTCCGCCAGGATCAACCGGTGCAAACGGATGTGATGGGGGTGCAGGATGCGGTGGCCGGCGGGGCGTTGGCGTTTTTCGGCGACAAGTATGGCGACCGGGTGCGGGTGGTGCAGATCGACACCTTCAGCAAAGAATTGTGCGGGGGCACCCATTGCCGGCGCACGGGCGAAATCGGGTTGTTCCGGATTGTGGGTGAGTCCGGAGTGGCCGCGGGGGTCCGCCGGATCGAGTGTTTGACCGGCAGTGGAGCGTTGGATTCCCTGAAGCGGCTGGAGGCGGATGTGCGTGAGCTCTCGGATCTTCTGAAGGTCGCACCGGCTGAAGTCGTGGCGCGCACCCGAAAGTTGAGCGAGCAGTTGAAAGACAAGGAGCGGGAACTGGCGGATGTGAAGCTCAAGATGGCGAGCACGTCATCGACACAGGCACAGGCTCGTGAGGTCAAGGGCGTCCACGTTCATGCGCAACGCACGGATGGCCTTGACGTGAACGGCATGCGGGCACTCGCTGATCAACTGCGCGACAAGCTCCGGAGCGGCGTCGTGGCCCTCGGCGCCGCCAACGACGGCAAGGTCTCGTTACTCGTGGTCGTGACGAAGGACTTGACGGGCCGATTGAAGGCAGGCGAATTGATCAAGGAGATGGCGATCGAAGTCGGCGGCACAGGTGGCGGTCGTCCCGAGATGGCGCAGGCCGGCGGAAAAAATCCCGACAGGCTGGATCCGGCGCTGGAAAAAATTTTTGGGTTGGTCCAAAAGGCCTTGGAAGGGTAG
- the recA gene encoding recombinase RecA, translating to MTEKDEKKRALDLALAQIEKQYGKGAVMKLGTDDRPADVPAISSGSLGLDIALGVGGFPRGRVIEIFGPESSGKTTLTLHAIAEAQKAGGVAAFIDAEHALDLTYAKKLGVHTDDLLVSQPDTGEQALEIAETLVRSGAIDVIVVDSVAALVPRAEIEGEMGDAHMGLQARLMSQALRKLTAAIAKSQTTLIFINQIRMKIGVMFGNPETTTGGNALKFYSSVRLDIRRIESIKDGQDVTGSRVRVKVVKNKMAPPFRQAEFDIMFAEGISKSGEIVDMGVEKRVVEKAGAWYSYKGERLGQGREAVRDFLKTNPAIAKEIEGKVRELAGLPLRGADKKADAKEAKEEKPERKAESRQDEKRGHAARATT from the coding sequence ATGACTGAAAAGGATGAGAAAAAGCGCGCGTTGGACCTGGCCCTGGCTCAGATTGAAAAACAGTACGGCAAGGGCGCGGTGATGAAGTTGGGGACCGATGATCGGCCGGCCGACGTTCCGGCGATTTCAAGCGGATCCCTGGGATTGGATATTGCCCTCGGCGTCGGGGGATTCCCGCGCGGACGGGTCATCGAAATTTTTGGTCCGGAATCGTCCGGTAAAACCACCCTCACGTTGCATGCGATCGCGGAAGCGCAGAAAGCGGGTGGAGTCGCTGCCTTCATTGATGCCGAACATGCGTTGGATTTGACCTATGCCAAGAAGTTGGGCGTGCACACCGACGACTTGCTCGTGTCGCAGCCGGACACCGGCGAGCAGGCGCTCGAAATTGCGGAAACCCTCGTGCGTAGCGGCGCCATTGACGTGATCGTCGTCGATTCCGTGGCGGCGTTGGTGCCGCGGGCTGAGATTGAAGGCGAGATGGGTGATGCCCATATGGGCTTGCAGGCGCGGTTGATGTCGCAGGCGTTGCGCAAACTGACGGCGGCGATCGCCAAGTCCCAGACGACGCTGATCTTTATCAACCAGATCCGCATGAAAATCGGCGTGATGTTCGGGAACCCGGAAACCACGACGGGCGGCAACGCGTTGAAGTTCTATTCGTCCGTGCGCCTCGATATTCGCCGGATCGAGTCGATCAAGGATGGGCAAGATGTGACCGGAAGCCGCGTGCGGGTCAAGGTGGTCAAGAACAAGATGGCTCCGCCGTTCAGGCAGGCGGAATTCGACATCATGTTTGCCGAGGGCATTTCGAAGTCGGGCGAGATCGTCGATATGGGTGTGGAGAAGCGCGTGGTGGAGAAGGCCGGCGCCTGGTACTCCTATAAGGGAGAACGCTTAGGCCAGGGGCGTGAAGCCGTCCGCGATTTTCTGAAGACCAATCCGGCTATTGCCAAGGAGATTGAAGGCAAGGTGCGCGAACTCGCCGGGCTGCCCTTGCGGGGGGCCGACAAGAAGGCCGACGCCAAAGAAGCCAAAGAGGAGAAACCCGAGCGCAAGGCCGAGAGTCGGCAGGACGAGAAGCGCGGCCATGCTGCGAGAGCGACGACATAG
- a CDS encoding DUF2778 domain-containing protein, translated as MREQSWRPVSPSWQLTANANFAYQYDDNGNLIKKTLLATGNYTQYTYDAENRLTQVQEFAAGNPTAITTSSYRYDGLGRRIEKVANGQTKRYIYDGEDILLEYDGSNVLQARYTHGPGIDEPIAVTKAGSTFYYHQDGLGTVTELTDSNGSVAKAYAYDAYGTILESPGTVEQPYTYTDREFDSESGLLYYRARYYDAGTGRFLQKDPIGIVGGDLNLYRYTQNAPVDYIDPSGLTRLWYDIKNKRLHVDPEQEGRRPYDLAATSGAGGCMNQPRCSKKRNEGPIPPGDYTINTSDLSNPDTLGDIFRQFNYKPWFFHDWGDWRVPIMPDKGTNTLLRGGFFLHGGSRPGSAGCIDVGGGIFGNRATDTLLFDLLRDPNHSIPLTVF; from the coding sequence ATGCGAGAACAAAGCTGGCGACCTGTTTCACCATCCTGGCAGCTCACGGCGAATGCCAACTTCGCCTACCAGTACGACGACAACGGGAACCTCATCAAGAAGACCTTGCTCGCCACTGGGAACTATACCCAGTACACCTATGATGCGGAAAATCGCCTGACCCAGGTGCAGGAGTTTGCCGCAGGGAATCCGACCGCTATTACAACCAGCAGCTATCGCTACGATGGCTTGGGCCGTCGGATTGAGAAGGTCGCCAACGGCCAGACAAAACGCTACATCTACGATGGCGAAGACATTCTGCTCGAATACGACGGCAGTAACGTCCTCCAGGCAAGATACACCCACGGTCCCGGCATCGATGAGCCGATTGCGGTGACCAAAGCCGGGAGCACCTTCTACTATCATCAGGATGGTCTCGGCACGGTGACGGAGCTCACTGATAGCAACGGCAGCGTGGCCAAAGCTTATGCCTACGATGCCTACGGCACCATCCTCGAATCGCCCGGCACGGTGGAGCAGCCGTATACGTATACGGACCGAGAGTTCGATTCAGAAAGCGGGCTTCTCTACTATCGTGCGCGGTACTACGACGCCGGGACGGGGCGGTTTTTACAGAAGGATCCGATTGGCATTGTGGGTGGTGATTTGAATTTGTATCGCTACACTCAAAATGCTCCCGTTGATTATATTGATCCATCAGGTCTTACGAGACTTTGGTATGACATCAAGAATAAGAGATTACATGTTGATCCAGAGCAAGAGGGACGAAGACCATATGATTTGGCAGCCACTTCGGGAGCTGGCGGTTGCATGAATCAACCGCGATGTTCAAAGAAGAGGAACGAAGGCCCCATTCCTCCTGGCGACTACACGATTAATACAAGCGATCTCTCCAACCCAGATACCTTGGGTGATATCTTTAGGCAGTTCAATTATAAGCCATGGTTCTTTCACGATTGGGGTGATTGGCGTGTGCCAATCATGCCCGATAAAGGAACAAACACATTGCTTCGTGGTGGCTTTTTCTTGCACGGTGGAAGTCGGCCAGGTTCAGCGGGATGTATTGATGTTGGAGGGGGAATCTTTGGTAATCGTGCCACTGACACGCTACTGTTCGACCTATTGCGCGACCCAAATCACAGCATCCCCTTAACGGTATTCTAG
- a CDS encoding RidA family protein gives MSIDEKLNSLGLTLPAPPKPVASYVPSVLVGDLLYLSGILPFRDGQVAITGKLGQDVTVERGAEAARLALLNALAVVKQELGSLDRVQRIVRVVGHVASAEGFVQQPAVINGASDLLVQIFGEAGRHARVALGAAELPLHAAIELELLVHVRA, from the coding sequence GTGTCGATTGACGAGAAACTCAACAGTCTCGGTCTCACCCTCCCGGCTCCGCCGAAGCCGGTCGCGAGTTACGTTCCGTCGGTGCTGGTTGGTGATCTGCTGTATCTAAGCGGCATCTTGCCGTTTCGCGACGGGCAGGTGGCGATTACGGGCAAGCTAGGGCAAGACGTGACGGTGGAACGAGGCGCCGAAGCGGCAAGGCTGGCGCTCCTCAATGCCTTGGCGGTCGTGAAGCAGGAACTCGGGTCGTTGGATCGTGTGCAGCGTATTGTGCGAGTCGTGGGGCATGTCGCGTCGGCCGAGGGATTTGTGCAGCAGCCTGCCGTGATCAATGGCGCGTCAGATCTGCTGGTGCAGATTTTCGGAGAGGCGGGGCGCCATGCGCGAGTGGCACTGGGCGCGGCCGAATTACCGCTGCATGCCGCTATCGAACTGGAATTATTGGTGCACGTGCGAGCCTGA
- the ruvX gene encoding Holliday junction resolvase RuvX yields MKGQRILAIDHGSKRIGFALSDELGWTAQPLETFYRRNPEADIRHIQELVREHEVGQVLVGLPLRLNGESGPAAKVVEEFIHLLEPALSVPVVTWDERMTTCAAEDLLIAADVGRRKRKGIVDRIAAAILLQSYLASLEKPTSGQEQTLSHSQDGDPWSFDEPREDDAEEIDCGSGAGVGDTPGDFGVPRAALGSKSRRRRTS; encoded by the coding sequence ATGAAAGGCCAACGGATTCTCGCGATCGATCACGGTTCCAAACGGATCGGGTTTGCCTTGAGCGATGAGCTCGGGTGGACGGCCCAGCCGCTGGAAACGTTTTACCGGCGCAATCCCGAGGCCGACATCCGACATATCCAGGAGTTAGTGCGCGAGCACGAGGTTGGTCAAGTGCTCGTCGGCTTGCCGCTTCGGTTGAACGGGGAAAGTGGTCCGGCAGCCAAGGTGGTCGAGGAATTTATTCACCTGCTCGAACCGGCCTTGTCGGTTCCCGTGGTGACCTGGGATGAACGGATGACGACCTGTGCGGCGGAGGATTTGTTGATCGCCGCCGACGTCGGGCGCCGGAAACGGAAAGGCATCGTCGATCGGATTGCCGCGGCGATTCTGCTTCAGAGTTACCTTGCGAGTCTGGAGAAGCCGACGTCCGGCCAGGAGCAGACCCTGAGCCACTCCCAGGACGGCGATCCCTGGTCTTTTGACGAACCACGAGAGGATGATGCAGAAGAGATTGATTGCGGGTCTGGTGCTGGCGTCGGTGATACTCCTGGCGATTTCGGGGTACCTCGCGCTGCGCTGGGCTCAAAGTCCCGTCGCCGGCGGACGTCCTAA
- a CDS encoding amidohydrolase family protein, which yields MRIDMHAHYFPVRYLDLLDRLGGSQVGTAIARNFLAGKEPADLEARFGMMDDAGVDLQVLSVSPQSPYFRDEQSALEAARVANDLYADLVRQHPRRFLAFGCLPLPHINASLTEVTRACDELGMVGITVSTWVLDTTIADPAFEPLFAELDRRQALLFIHAAGLACGSPILAAHNLTWPIAAPFEDTMCLLQLMKAGVITRYPRIRIIASHMGGTLPFLMRRLDHSASWFMPKGLEAPSVLARRLWYDTANAHPPALRCACDTFGADRIVLGTDYPYWLHEEFRAVATHVEHAGLPPDDVAAIFGGTAQALLGSHIASTR from the coding sequence ATGCGGATCGACATGCATGCCCACTATTTTCCTGTGCGGTATCTCGATTTGCTGGATCGCCTGGGCGGATCCCAGGTCGGCACGGCGATCGCTCGGAATTTCCTGGCAGGCAAGGAGCCGGCCGATCTCGAGGCACGTTTCGGGATGATGGATGACGCCGGTGTCGATCTGCAGGTCCTGTCGGTTTCCCCGCAGTCGCCGTACTTCCGGGATGAGCAGAGTGCCCTGGAAGCGGCACGGGTTGCGAACGACCTGTACGCCGATTTGGTTCGGCAGCACCCGAGGCGCTTCTTGGCGTTCGGATGCCTTCCACTGCCCCATATCAATGCTTCGCTCACCGAAGTCACGCGGGCGTGTGATGAACTTGGCATGGTGGGAATCACGGTGTCTACCTGGGTGCTCGACACAACCATAGCTGACCCGGCATTTGAACCGCTGTTTGCCGAATTGGATCGACGCCAAGCGCTCCTCTTCATCCATGCCGCGGGACTTGCCTGCGGCTCTCCTATCCTTGCCGCGCATAACCTTACCTGGCCCATCGCGGCGCCATTCGAAGATACGATGTGCCTGCTGCAACTCATGAAAGCAGGCGTCATCACGCGATATCCACGCATACGCATCATTGCCTCGCATATGGGTGGCACGCTGCCGTTTCTCATGCGACGCTTAGACCACTCTGCTTCCTGGTTTATGCCGAAGGGACTTGAAGCGCCCAGTGTCTTGGCCCGCCGTCTCTGGTATGACACAGCCAACGCTCATCCGCCGGCATTGCGTTGCGCGTGCGACACTTTCGGCGCCGACCGGATCGTCCTCGGCACCGATTATCCGTATTGGCTCCACGAGGAATTTCGCGCCGTCGCGACCCACGTTGAACATGCTGGATTGCCCCCCGATGATGTTGCGGCAATCTTCGGAGGGACCGCTCAAGCGCTGCTGGGCTCGCACATCGCGAGCACCCGCTGA
- a CDS encoding phosphopentomutase produces MMTRIVLLVLDGFGIGSLPDAESYGDAGCNTLQRLAAISKGLTLPNLEQLGLGLLGQFQGIRPMTQPEGCYGKLGFTTRGKHSLAGHWELAGYVIEEGARPYEAFTKELASGLEVALGQKTLGNCRTVRLEPIAEFGAEHQKSGMPIAWIDTAGTVMLAAHEQVVPPEELYRLAREARRRLKATMPIVRVVAYPFTGQPGQFAVTERRRDFAVEPPGLTLLDHLSQASQLVFGVGKVGDLFSGRGVTRSVPLFQAQAVMDEVIGMFSKAPRGLIYASLPIMSPDLQETVSTLQHVDRRLRDLQECLKVGDVLIITGDHGFDCARPTPGHSREYVPCLVTGPRLARGVNLGTRTTAADLAQTIGEALGATRLPWGDSFLDALQSR; encoded by the coding sequence ATGATGACTCGAATCGTACTGTTGGTGCTGGATGGGTTCGGCATCGGCTCCCTGCCTGACGCCGAATCGTACGGCGATGCCGGCTGCAACACGCTCCAGCGGCTGGCGGCCATTTCAAAAGGGCTGACCCTTCCGAATCTCGAACAACTCGGCCTCGGTCTTCTCGGACAGTTTCAAGGCATCCGGCCCATGACACAGCCGGAAGGCTGCTACGGCAAGCTAGGGTTTACGACCAGGGGCAAACACTCGCTGGCCGGACATTGGGAATTGGCCGGGTATGTGATCGAAGAGGGCGCGCGTCCCTATGAGGCCTTTACGAAAGAATTGGCGTCCGGCCTGGAAGTCGCATTGGGACAAAAAACGCTCGGGAACTGTCGAACCGTTCGCCTGGAGCCGATTGCGGAGTTCGGCGCGGAGCATCAAAAATCCGGTATGCCCATCGCCTGGATCGATACGGCGGGGACTGTGATGTTGGCGGCCCACGAGCAGGTCGTTCCGCCGGAGGAGTTGTATCGTCTCGCACGTGAAGCGAGACGGCGGCTCAAGGCAACCATGCCGATCGTTCGCGTGGTCGCCTATCCATTTACGGGGCAGCCTGGGCAATTTGCCGTCACCGAACGCCGCCGGGATTTTGCCGTAGAACCTCCGGGGCTGACGCTGTTGGACCATTTGAGCCAAGCCAGCCAATTGGTGTTCGGGGTCGGAAAAGTCGGCGATCTCTTTAGCGGGCGCGGCGTCACCAGGTCTGTGCCTCTGTTTCAAGCCCAGGCCGTGATGGACGAAGTCATCGGCATGTTCAGCAAGGCGCCCCGCGGGTTAATCTACGCCAGTCTTCCCATCATGAGCCCCGATCTGCAGGAGACCGTCTCGACGCTGCAACACGTCGATCGGCGGTTGCGCGACTTACAAGAGTGTCTCAAAGTTGGCGATGTGCTCATCATCACGGGTGATCACGGGTTCGACTGTGCCCGACCAACCCCCGGGCATTCACGTGAGTATGTGCCTTGTCTCGTGACCGGCCCGCGTCTCGCGCGCGGCGTCAACCTCGGCACGAGGACGACCGCTGCCGATCTCGCTCAGACGATCGGCGAAGCGTTGGGAGCCACAAGGCTTCCATGGGGTGACAGCTTCTTGGATGCCCTGCAATCCCGCTAG
- a CDS encoding N-acetyltransferase has product MTFRRAVLEDVPAILTVQAANFGGNLNDAERQDGFLSVEFTREQLEEMADNVGIVVASDGARLAGYLCASSCEFNRPFPLLAAMMQQLDGIDYGGRPLASSRLFIYGPVCIDRPYRGCGLLRGLYTTLKSEVARRYNVGVAFVAYDNPHSLRAHVVGLGMDLVGEFIFSGKRHHILAFAVPEELT; this is encoded by the coding sequence ATGACATTCAGACGAGCTGTGTTGGAGGACGTCCCTGCCATACTCACGGTTCAGGCGGCGAATTTCGGTGGCAATCTGAACGATGCAGAGCGGCAGGACGGGTTTTTGTCGGTCGAGTTTACCCGCGAGCAACTCGAGGAGATGGCGGACAATGTGGGAATCGTCGTGGCGAGTGATGGCGCCCGTCTGGCCGGCTACCTGTGCGCCTCTTCATGCGAATTCAACCGGCCATTCCCTCTGCTCGCTGCTATGATGCAACAGCTTGACGGGATCGACTATGGTGGCCGGCCTCTCGCCTCCTCTCGCCTGTTTATCTATGGGCCTGTCTGCATCGATCGCCCGTATCGCGGCTGCGGACTCCTGCGCGGACTCTACACAACGTTGAAGAGCGAAGTGGCCAGGCGGTACAACGTCGGCGTGGCCTTCGTCGCCTATGATAATCCGCATTCGCTCCGTGCCCACGTGGTTGGGCTCGGCATGGATCTGGTGGGAGAGTTTATCTTCTCCGGGAAGCGGCACCACATTCTGGCGTTTGCCGTGCCGGAGGAACTGACGTAA